In one Halococcus salifodinae DSM 8989 genomic region, the following are encoded:
- a CDS encoding rubrerythrin-like domain-containing protein, with the protein MRDVDQNADSETPYECFDCGTIVLTATNPGQCPDCGGEMRNRLIPLE; encoded by the coding sequence ATGCGAGACGTCGATCAGAACGCCGATAGCGAGACGCCGTACGAGTGCTTCGACTGTGGCACGATCGTGCTGACGGCGACGAACCCTGGCCAGTGTCCCGACTGCGGCGGCGAGATGCGCAACCGACTGATCCCGCTCGAATGA